Within Desulfobacter sp., the genomic segment ATTGATCCAACACCCCCAGAAGGGCTGAAAAAGACGCTGCAGGCCCATCCCTTCCCAGGGTTTCGGGATGATAGGTGATAAGGAAAAAAGGCGTATCCAGATCCAGCCCGAGGGAGCGTTCAAGTTCGGCTTTCTCCATGAACCTCATCCCCTGAATATTTTCCACGCCCAAGGCCCCGACATCAAACACCCGCTCAGGCGCCTCGCCCATCTGGATAATCCGTTTGCGGTATGCGTCACAGCAGGGGAAATGATAAAGGGCCATCTTGGTGATACTGTGCCTGAACGCCTCATCAATGGCACCGGATGTCGTCTCTCCGCCGTGGATATGGGCAATGGGAATGCCGTGCACATGGGCTGATGCGGCACAGCAGAAAGCCTCCCACCGGTCCCCCAGAACAACCAGGACATCCGGACGGGACTGGCCAAAGTACCTGCCGTAGCGCGCCATTGCCATGCCCATGGAGCGGCATATCCCCTGGGGGCTGTCATCGCAGGGTTCGATATCCACGCAGGCATCAGGCTCGACCCCATCTTTGGTGATTTCATCCAGGGTCATGCCGTGGGCCGCTGCCAGGTGGGTACCGCTGACCAGGAGCCGCAGTTCCAGGACTCCGCTTGAATCGATTTCCTTGATCAGCCGCCGCATTAAACCGTACTCTGCCCGTGTTGAGGTGTAAACACAGACTCTGATCTTCAATGGATTCATAGATCCGGCTCTTCTATTAGATCGTCGGTATTGTAATTTCTTGAGGCTTTTGTACCCAGAATCTCATCCCACTTCATTGGACTGAGGCCCGTGCCCGGCCGTTTTACGGCCAGGTTGCTTTTGGTAAATGCTGCCCCTTTCAGGATGTTACAGGCCGCAACAATACTTTTACGCGCCGCAGCAATGTTCTTTGTCTCCGACGGGCTGGGGGTCTTTTCCCCATTGCCCAAGGCCTTTTCGACATTCCTGATCCCTTTGACCATCTGTTTTAGCTCATCAACATCCAAAGAGGCCTTATGATCTGGGCCGGACAGGGATTTGTCCAATGTAAAATGTTTTTCAATGACAACGGCACCCAGCGCCGCGGCGGCAATGGGGATTTCAATTCCCTGGGTATGGTCGGAATATCCGATTTTAACGCCGGGGAATGCCCCGGCCATCGTCTGCATGGCACTTAAGTTTACATCCTCCATGGGCGTGGGATACTCCGTATTGCAGTGCAGCAGGGTTACCCGATCGGGCGACAGGCCGGCTGATCTGAAAACCTCGAGGGCCCTTCCCACCTCATTGATATCCGACATTCCCGTGGACAGAATAATTTCCTGGCCCAAGGCGGCAATCTTCCTCAAATAGGGAAGGTTGGTAATCTCCCCCGATGGAATCTTCCATCGGCTGATCCCAAGCCCCTGAAGCAGGTCAATGCTGCCCAGATCAAACGGAGAGGATAGAAACTGGATCCCATGCCTCCGGCAGGTCCCCATCAATTCCCTATGGGCGTCAAGGGACAATTCAAGCCCTTGGAGCATCTCAAGCTGTGACTTTTGCCCCGGCAGGTCCCGTTTCTGGTAATCTGCCCTGGCTGCGTGCCTGGTAACCAGGGCCTCTGGAGAAAATGTCTGGAATTTAACCGCATCCGCACCTGCCAGCGCAGCCTGCCTGACCATCTCCCCGGCCCGGTCCAGGCTGCCGTTATGATTTACACCGGCTTCGGCAATAATGAAAATCTTCTGGATCTGCATCTGGTGAAAACACCTTATCTTTTATCGTTATCAATCCTATACCAACCCGCTTCCTTTTTTTCAACTTAAACCGCCGGACCCTGCTTTATTTAAAGTTCTCTTGCAATGGAACCGATTTTTAATTTAAACAGAAGAACATTAAAAACCATGTATAACCCCCAGAGAACATAACACCCAATGGAAACCGTCAGAATTATTCCCAGACTGGACATCAAAGGACCCAACCTGGTGAAAGGTATTCACCTTGAAGGGTTAAGGGTATTGGGAAAACCCGAACATTTTGCAGAATATTACTACATTAACCACGCCGACGAACTGATGTTCGTGGATGTGGTCGCCAGCCTATACGAAAGAAACAGCCTTCATGATATTATAAAGCGAACGGCAAAAAAAATTTTTATTCCCCTGACCGTTTCGGGTGGTATCCGGAGTATAGACGATATCCGGGGCGTACTCAGGGCCGGGGCTGATAAAGTGTCATTGAACACTGCGGCCATTCATGATCCGGACCTGATCCGGAAAGCCAGCCGGGAATTCGGCTCATCCACCATTGTGGTCACCGTAGAGGCCATCAAACAGGAAGACGGGCGGTATCTGGCCTATACGGACAACGGCCGTGAGCACACCGGTATTGAGGTGGTGGACTGGGCTGAAAAAGCCGAGGAAATGGGCGCAGGTGAAATCGTTATCACCTCCGTTGACAATGAGGGGACAGGCGCCGGCTTTGACATTGAATTAACCCGGGCGGTGTCAAAAGCGGTTACCGTTCCGGTTATCGCCCACGGTGGTGCGGGCAGCCCCCTGCATGTCATCGACGTGATTAAAAAAGGATATGCCGATGCCGTTTCCATGGCCTCCATTCTTCACTACCATGCCCTTGATGAAATCAGGGAATCAGAGGACTTTCTGGATGAAGGGAATACGGAATTCTTAAATTACGGAAAAAAATCAGAGAAATTTTCCTATACCGACCTGATTTCCATGAAAGGGTATCTGGCAGATGAAAATGTTTATTGCAGGCCGTGACGGCCTGGATAGGAATGGATAAAATGAAAGTTGCCATTATTGATTACAAAATGGGGAACCTTTTCAGTGTGACCAACGCATGCCGGCATGTGGGCCTTGACCCCGTTGTGACCCTGGATCAATCCCAAATCATGGCCGCGGACGGGGTCATCCTTCCGGGG encodes:
- the neuB gene encoding N-acetylneuraminate synthase, whose protein sequence is MQKIFIIAEAGVNHNGSLDRAGEMVRQAALAGADAVKFQTFSPEALVTRHAARADYQKRDLPGQKSQLEMLQGLELSLDAHRELMGTCRRHGIQFLSSPFDLGSIDLLQGLGISRWKIPSGEITNLPYLRKIAALGQEIILSTGMSDINEVGRALEVFRSAGLSPDRVTLLHCNTEYPTPMEDVNLSAMQTMAGAFPGVKIGYSDHTQGIEIPIAAAALGAVVIEKHFTLDKSLSGPDHKASLDVDELKQMVKGIRNVEKALGNGEKTPSPSETKNIAAARKSIVAACNILKGAAFTKSNLAVKRPGTGLSPMKWDEILGTKASRNYNTDDLIEEPDL
- the hisF gene encoding imidazole glycerol phosphate synthase subunit HisF, which gives rise to METVRIIPRLDIKGPNLVKGIHLEGLRVLGKPEHFAEYYYINHADELMFVDVVASLYERNSLHDIIKRTAKKIFIPLTVSGGIRSIDDIRGVLRAGADKVSLNTAAIHDPDLIRKASREFGSSTIVVTVEAIKQEDGRYLAYTDNGREHTGIEVVDWAEKAEEMGAGEIVITSVDNEGTGAGFDIELTRAVSKAVTVPVIAHGGAGSPLHVIDVIKKGYADAVSMASILHYHALDEIRESEDFLDEGNTEFLNYGKKSEKFSYTDLISMKGYLADENVYCRP
- the neuC gene encoding UDP-N-acetylglucosamine 2-epimerase (hydrolyzing), whose protein sequence is MNPLKIRVCVYTSTRAEYGLMRRLIKEIDSSGVLELRLLVSGTHLAAAHGMTLDEITKDGVEPDACVDIEPCDDSPQGICRSMGMAMARYGRYFGQSRPDVLVVLGDRWEAFCCAASAHVHGIPIAHIHGGETTSGAIDEAFRHSITKMALYHFPCCDAYRKRIIQMGEAPERVFDVGALGVENIQGMRFMEKAELERSLGLDLDTPFFLITYHPETLGRDGPAASFSALLGVLDQFRDHRFIFTGANADAGGQKINALQNEFQRRHKGQCLIVSSLGSLRYLSAMKLCRAVVGNSSSGIIEAPALGVPTINIGDRQKGRVRALSVIDCTADHRAIFDAFKKLDRTGFQADIKAMEIPFKKEGTAKMIRQILETADFAENTKIFYDIKA